From one Candidatus Zixiibacteriota bacterium genomic stretch:
- the raiA gene encoding ribosome-associated translation inhibitor RaiA, protein MQKKITARHFDLTPEIREKAEEEMDGLSRFFDNIISSELILDVERHRRIAELRVKVYNQTMSASSETDDMYASIDSAVEKVKGQLKKYKGKLKDKDPGAIGKLQEERTRPSTNPDEVDV, encoded by the coding sequence ATGCAGAAAAAAATCACTGCGCGCCACTTCGACTTGACTCCTGAGATTCGGGAAAAGGCGGAAGAAGAGATGGACGGTCTCAGCCGCTTTTTCGACAATATCATCTCCTCCGAACTCATCCTGGACGTTGAGCGCCACCGGCGCATTGCGGAACTTCGAGTCAAAGTCTACAACCAGACCATGTCGGCGTCATCGGAGACCGACGACATGTATGCGTCGATCGATTCGGCGGTAGAAAAAGTCAAAGGGCAGCTCAAGAAGTACAAAGGTAAACTGAAAGACAAGGATCCGGGCGCGATCGGCAAGCTGCAGGAAGAGCGCACGCGCCCCTCGACCAACCCGGACGAGGTCGACGTCTGA